A region from the Rosa rugosa chromosome 6, drRosRugo1.1, whole genome shotgun sequence genome encodes:
- the LOC133716192 gene encoding uncharacterized protein LOC133716192: MATLQKFKLLATQCSVVAGSPTRSPSASPVIHLRRRKTLRMFLTRPDRRRMPRRSTSSDAPNNDDDDRENDDPPERKNSKEQARVRRKLRDLFVSSPPPLEDGRRGREVEDGEERGLLSATDVGGGVGGLARTRRGGFLSRPLTASFRCRLLKRAWRPVLVPIPE; encoded by the coding sequence ATGGCAACCTTGCAAAAATTCAAGCTCCTCGCCACTCAATGCTCCGTCGTCGCCGGAAGCCCCACGCGCAGCCCATCCGCCAGCCCCGTCATCCACCTCCGCCGCCGCAAAACCCTCAGAATGTTCCTCACCCGCCCCGACCGCCGCCGAATGCCTCGCCGGAGTACCTCCTCCGATGCTCCCAACAACGACGACGACGATCGCGAAAATGACGACCCGCCGGAGAGGAAGAACAGCAAGGAGCAGGCTCGGGTCCGCCGTAAGCTCAGGGACCTGTTCGTGTCGTCGCCGCCGCCGCTGGAGGATGGAAGGAGAGGCCGAGAGGTGGAAGATGGAGAGGAGCGGGGATTGCTGTCGGCGACGGACGTCGGCGGTGGCGTCGGTGGCTTGGCGAGGACTCGGCGCGGCGGGTTTTTAAGTCGACCCCTGACGGCGTCGTTTAGGTGTAGATTGCTGAAGAGGGCTTGGCGACCTGTGCTGGTTCCTATTCCCGAGTAG